The stretch of DNA AACCACGTCATCTGCGGTAAAAGGAGTGCCGTCATGCCATTTTACGTCTTTTCTCAGGTGAAAAGTGTAGGAAAGACGGTCTTCTGAAACTTCCCAGGACTTTGCGAGAAGGGGCTCGAATTCAAGGGTTTCGTTATCCCTCCTTATAAGCGTCTCGTAGATTCCGCTGTTAACGATACCTTCGTAAACATCCGTGGCTATAACGGGGTTAAGGGTTGCAGGCTCCTCGCCGAGTTCCCTTATAAGCGAATCCCCGGCGGAAAAAGCCTTCGGGTCAGCATTGCCGACAAGTGAGGCGTTATCGTTCTCATTCTGGCAGTCCGTGCTCCGGGAACATGCAGCCAAAAGGAAACCTGAGGATACAACTAAGAATGCGAGCACAAAGAAACGCAGAAGTTGGTTCATGAAGTTTTTACAAAGAGTTTCGGTCCGGGAAACAGCTTACGAATCCGTTTTTTCGTCTTTTTTTGTAAAAGCCGACAACATGTCAATCGGAAGAGGCAGAATAATTGTGGAAGCTTTCTCGGAAGACACGTCATTTATCGTCTGAAGAAACCTGAGCTGAAGAGAAACAGGGTTTGCCGACAGTATTTCAGAGGCTTCGGCAATCTTGGTCGATGCCTGGAACTCTCCTTCGGCGCTTATTACCTTCGCTCTTCTCTCCCTCTCGGCTTCCGCCTGCTTGGCCATTGCTCTCTGCATTTCCTGCGGGAGGTCGACGTACTTAACCTCAACCATGGTGACCTTGATTCCCCAGGCGTCTGTCTGCTTGTCGAGGACTTCCTGGAGCTTGACGTTAAGTTTCTCCCTCTCAGAGAGAAGCTCATCGAGCTCCACCTGCCCGAGGATGCTTCTCAGGGTTGTCTGGGCAAGCTGGGAAGTGGCGTAGAGATAGTTCTCAACCTGCAGAATCGCCCTGTTCGGCTCAACCACCCTTAAATAGACGACCGCGTTTACCTTGACCGAAACGTTATCCTTGGTGATCACGTCCTGGGGAGGAACGTCCATGGTCACGAGCCTGAGGCTGACCCTCACCATTCTCTCAAGAAACGGTACGACGACAATGAATCCGGGACCCCTGACTCCGACTATTCTTCCGAGGCGGAATATCACTCCCCTTTCATATTCATAGAGGATCTTAAGCCCCGAAATGATAATGAGAAAGACAATTACAAGAACTATAATCGCGGTCATTGACATGCTCAGTTACTCCTCGTCTTCATAAGCGGAAATCTTGACTGCAAGATCTCCCCTGCTCTCTGTTACCTTTATTTTTTCCCCGGGTGAAAACTCTCGCTCGCCCGTCGCTTCCCAGTACTCTCCCCCGATGTAGACCTTTCCGCTTTTCTGGGACCAGGAAACAACTTCGCCCTTCTGACCTACCATCCCCTCAAAACCGCCCTGAACTGGAACTTTGAACGATTTTACGCCTAAATATACAATAAAAACCGAAAGCAATCCAATGCTTATGGCCACCGCCGCTATAGTTCCCTTGCTGACCCTGAGGTCAGAGTCGGGCGTATCGAAAAGCAGCAGTCCTCCGAACACAAGACACGCAAGCGCAGCAAGGCTTAAAAGACCGTAGCTCGTCACGTACACCTCCGATATCAGAAGCGCCATAGCGACGAAAAGCAGTATGAGCCCAGCGTAATTAAAGGGAAGAATCTGGAGGGAAACAAACCCGATTAGCAGGGCAATGAGCCCGGCAACGCCCGGGAAAATCATTCCCGGGTTGTAGAACTCAAGGAATATTCCGAGCGTACCCAACGAGAGAAGCAGAAACGCTATGTCGGGAGTGCTGAGGATGTTTACAACTTTCTGCCTGAGGCTCATCTCGAGGCGCTGCGTCTTTGCCCCGGCAGTCTCAAGGCGGGCGCTTTTGCCACTCAGTTTCACTTCCTTACCGTCTATTTCGGAGAGAAGAGAAGGAATGTCGGGGGATATAATGTCTATCACCTTTTTTTTAAGCGCCTCATCCGCCGTCACCGAAACGCTTTTTCTAACCGAGTCGACGGCCCATTTCGCGTTTCTTCCCCTTTCCTTTGCTATGCTTTCGATAAAAGACGACGCGAAATTCTCGATTTTCTCGTTCATAACGTCAGAAGACTTATCATTCTTTTCCTCTTGCTTCCCCGGACCCTTCTGACCGCGTCCCAGCATCACGGGATGGGCAGCCCCTATGCTAGTTCCGGGAGACATAGCCGCTACATGGGCTGAAAGCGTGATGAAAACTCCCGCGGAAGTAGCAGTCGCTCCCCTGGGGTAAACGTAAACGATCACCGGAATTTCGGAATTTAGAAGTTCTTTCACTATGTCCTTCGTGGAATTAAGCAGTCCTCCCGGAGTATCCATAAGAATAAGCAGGGCTCTTGCGTTCTGGGCGCGCGCTTCCAAAAGAGCCGTCTTGATATAGTCGACCGTCGAGGGGTTTATCGAACCGTTTATCTCGATCTCGATTATTTCTCCCGCCTGAGGAGAAGCTTCCCCGTCGGCGACAGAGAACTGATAAGCCACCGTCGCGGAAAGAAGCAGAAGAAAAACCGAAACGCATAGGGAAAAATTCCCTCTTATTCGTGCCATAACACTTCCTCGCCGGAACCCTAGGGGAAGGGAACCGAGACCTTAACCGACGCCACAGATAATTCCGCAGAAACCTTTGACATTATCTCGAAAAACAACGTATCATGTTTACCCAAGAAATATCTTAACATAGATGGTAAATCCGGCAGTAATAATGCGGGATTTTAGTCCGGGAAAGTTTGAACTCCAAGCGACAGCACGCGTAAAGACTTACGATCCATGACCAAAATAAAATACACAACCAAAGAGCTGAAACGTCCCGACAGATTCAGGGAATTTCTGGCGGAATCGCTTGAAGGTCTCTCACACCACTTCAACAGGATACTTATCGGCATAGGCGTTATAGTCGTGGTCCTGCTTGGCGTCTGTTTTGCTTCCTCGCAACAGGAAGAAAAAGACCTTCTGGCAAACGAGCAGTTCAAAAAGGCCCTTAAGAGTTATGACGGCGGAGAGATAGAGAATTCTCTTTCCCAGCTGCAAACGTTACGCGAAGAGCACCCCAAAGCTGACGTTTCAGTTCTGGCTCTTTACCAGATGGGAATGATAAATTATCAGCTTGAAAACTACGAAGAAGCAATAAAACATCTTGAACTTTTCCTCGACGAGGATCCTGAAGACGGCATTTTCCGCGACGGAGCAAATCTAGTAATCGGCCTGTCCAACTTCAAACTCGAGAAATGGAATAAGAGCATAGAATACTTCTCCGAAGTGGACGGAAGCGAAAGTCCATACTATGTCCAAGCGAGAAGACATCTGAGTCTTGTGTACGAAAATACCGGAGAGCCCGAGAAAGCGGAGAAAATCCGCAGAGAAACGCCAAACTAGACTGGGCTATAGGCTGATCAAAGCCATAATAGAACCAAGTTATCAAGACAAATATTGCGCGGAAGGAAACAGTTGTGGTGCCGAAGGCGGGAGTCGAACCCGCACGCCCGTAGGGCACTACCCCCTCAAGATAGCGCGTCTGCCTATTCCGCCACTTCGGCACAAAATCGGACTGTAAAAGGTATCACGCGAGAGACAAATTTCAAGCGCCGAACTTGCTAAGTCGCCCCGCGTGGGCAAGAAGAAGCGGCATTATCTCAGTCGCCTTTATAATCCCCAGATCACCGCGCAAACAGGACGATTCGGCGAAGCCTTCCACGCCCCCTCCCCTGCAGTATTCAGAACTGATCATAAGGGGGACAGGGTGCCAGCTGTGCGACTTCATCACTGACGGAGTCGAGTGGTCACCCGTAACGGCAAGAACATCCACCCCGAGTCCCGTGATTTCGGGCAGAAGAGAATCGAATTCCTCTATTACTCCCACCTTCGCATCGAAATCGCCATCTTCTCCGTAACTGTCTGTTTTCTTTACGTGCAGGTAGAAAAAATCATACTCTTCGAAATTAGCAGAAAGCGTCCGGATCTCATCACCTATGGAATCTCCGGTGACCTCAAGGACGTCCATCCCGAGCAGTTTCGACACTCCCCTGTACATCGGATAGGCGGCAACGCATCCGGCCCGAAGTCCGTAAGCTTGATCGAAGGTCGGAAGATTCGGCTTTATGGAAAAACCCCTTAGAAGCATGTAGTTAGCCGCGGGCTCATCCCTTATCACTTCGCAGGCCTTGTCAATCAGTTCTCCTGCGATTTCGGCCGCCTTCTGGGAACCCTTGTTCTCCCCGCTGGGCCTTACAGGAGCTTTGCCTTCTGCCTGCGGGTCTGTGTCGCAGACAAGCGCGTCTGATTCTGTGAGCTGCGCCAAGAATGACAGAACCACGACGAAGCGGTGCTCAAGGCCCGGATAGAAACTCACTTTGACCCCGCATATCTCCTCAACGGCTGACGAAATCCTGGAGATAATCCTTCTGTTCTCCTCAGTCTCGATCCTGCCTGCCCTTCTGTCGGTAACAACCGGGGTATCCCCTTCGTAGCTCACCGTGGCGAAGTTGCCCCTCACCGCCATGTCCGACGAACCCAGATCAATTCCAAGACCGAGCGCCTCAAGCACTCCCCTTCCTATCTCGTTTCGAACCGGGTCATAACCGAAAAGCGCCAGATGCGCGGCGCCGCTCCCCGGAGTTATACCTCTCTCAACGGGCACATGCAGCCCCAGAGAAGCATTCGAGGAAATTTGGTCAAGATTCGGAGTCCGAGCCGCCTCGAGTTCCGTTTTTCCCTCAACGGGAAGCCCGCCGAGCCCGTCAAGAACGCAGAGGACTATCTTCGAGGAATTTCTCTTAACAAGTTTTGTAACCAGATCCTGCATTTCTTTTCCTTTTACGCCGTTTTAGCGGAGACCCCATCAGGGATCCCTGAGTTCTATTTCAGCTCCGTCATACGCGGGCTCTATATGGTCGGGAAGCTCCGCCAGAAGCGTTTCGTACTCAAGCTCGTGTCCCATGTGAGTAAGAAGCGCCCTTTTAGGCCCCAGCTTTTCTATTTCCTCCACCGCCTGTTCTATGTTGAAGTGGGCCCTGTGGGGTTTGTACCTCAAAGCGCCGAGTATAAGAAGATCAAGACCCTGGAGCTTCTCATAGGAGTGCTCCGGGATGGCGCTGCAGTCCGTGAGGTAGGCGAAAGACCCGATCCTGTAGCCCAGTATCTGCCAGTTGTGGTGATAGATGTCTATTGGCTCTATGGTTATTCCCTCGAATTTTATCTCCCCGTTTATCTCCTTGAAATTCAGCCTGGGTTTTCCTCCTGCCGCAGGGAAGGAATCGAATATGTAGGCGAAATTTCGCTTTATGTCACCAAGGGTAACCGGGTTCGCGTAACAGTCTATGTCCATTGAATTTATGAAGTTAAACGCCTTAAGATCATCTATCCCATGTGTGTGGTCCGCATGGGAGTGGGTGTAGAGAACAAGATCAACCCTGGTTATCCCTTCCCGCAGAGCCTGAGTCCTGAGATCCGTTGAGGTATCGACAAGTATTTTTTTCCCGGCTACGTCAACAACCACGGAGCTTCTTGTACGTTTGTTTTTAACATTTTCCGATGTGCACACATCGCATCGGCAACCCGCTATCGGAACGCCGGTTGAAGTAGCACACCCAAGTACTCTGACCTTCATAGAACACGCCAAACATGGTAGAATTAACGTTGTAACAACATAACATACAAATCTTCCGAAAATAAATTTACATCGGCGTAACAACCAATATACTTTCTGCGTAAAGTGAAAAGCCGCATAAAATTTTCCCCTTTTCTTATAGCCCTTATCTACCTGTTTGTTTTTTCTCCAGCCGGAGCAAAGGAAAAAAACGAGGCGCTTTACGAAGAAACCTTCAAGCTTTACCGCCAGCTCGAGTCAAATTCCGAGAAAGCCCAGAAAAGGGAGACCTGGGATCTAGTGGGAAGCACTTTCTACAGAATATACTCCCAGAACCCCGACTGGAAGAATTCCCCGCTCTGCCTCTTCGTAGCGGCCAGAGTCTACGAAAAAAAATCCCTGAAGTTCAAATCGCCGGAGGACGCAGAAAAAGCGCTCCAGTACTCGCGGGAGTTCCTGAAAAAATATCCTGACGACAGCCTAGCCGATGACTCGTGGCTGCGGGTGGGCAAAATCCATGAGCGCAGGGGCGAGAAAAAGGAAGCCGCCACGGCGTACCAGAGAATCGTCTACGGAATGGAAGATTCAGACACCTACGAGATCGCCAAGAAAAAACTGGCGATAGTCACAGGAGCCCCAACGCCCAAGAAAGCAGAACCTGAGCCGCCCAAAGAACCCATCCCCACGCCAAACCCAAAAGGCTACGCCCTGATAAAAAAAATAAGGCACTGGTCAACAGACGACTACACGCGGGTCGTAATAGAAACCGATAAGAACGTCAAGTACACATCCAATATGCTCCGCCCCGACCCGGAACTCAAAACTCCTCCACGTCTCTACGTGGACCTTGAGGAAACCATCCTTGACAATTCGGTCAAGGTCGAACCCATAACGAAGGGACTTCTCGAGAAGATAAGTTACGCGACAAACCGCCCCGGAGTATCACGCATAGTGCTGTACATAAAAGATCTTGAAGGTCACAAGGTTTTTTCCCTGCCGAAATCGGAACAGAACCCGTCTTTTCGGCTCGTGATGGATATAAAGGGGCTGGGAGCAAAGCCGGAGAAGATATTCGCAAAGGACGCTCCTTCATATGACAAGCAAGAGCCCTCGCTCAGCTCCAAGATTCCCGAAGGAGAGATAGCGAGCCTCAAGCAGGCCCTGGGACTCAAGGTAAGAACCATAGTGATCGACCCGGGTCACGGAGGACATGATCCGGGCGCCATAGGTCCAAGCGGCCTCAGGGAAAAGGACGTAAACCTCAAGATAGCCAAGAGACTGAGGGAGAGGCTTATAGAAGAGGGAAAGAGCTTCGGCATAGAAAACGTCTACCTTACAAGAAGCAGCGACAGGTTCATTCCTCTTGAGGAGCGTACGGCAATAGCGAAAAAAAGGAAAGCAGATATTTTCATATCCATACACTGCAACGGGGCAAGAAGGAAAAAGGCGCACGGGATAGAGACCTACATACTGGGCTTCACGGACGACCAGACCTCGCTGCAGCTCGCGGCCCGGGAGAACGCCACCACGACCAAGGGACTAAATGAGCTTGGAAGCACGCTCAAGCAATATTTACTCAGCGCCAAGAAAGAAGAGTCCCAGCAGGTCGCCGGTTACGTGCAGAAATCCATAATCCAGAGCGTTTCCGTGAAATACAAGTACGTAAACAACAAGGGAGTGAAAAAGGCACCTTTTGTCGTGCTGATCGGCGCAGACGTACCGAGCCTGCTGATTGAAACCTCTTTCATAACAAATCCCAGAGAGGAAAAAAGGCTGAAAAGCAAAGCCTATATAGAAAGAATAGTGGACGGAATAGTTCTGGGAATAAAAAAGTACTCAATGCAGACCCAGAAAGTCTCCTGAGGCCCCCGCCGTACTTATGGAGAACGTAAACAGTCAGATAGCCAGAATCTTCGCAAGAATAGCGGATTCTCTAGAGATTCTGGATGAAAACAGTTTCAAGATAAATGCCTACAGAAAAGCTTCCCGCAATATCTCCTCAATGCCGGATTCTCTTGATGAGTTCGACGGCGAAAAGGAACTCTCCACGATACCGGGGGTCGGAAAGGATCTCTCAAAAAAGATAATCGAGCACCGCCTCACCGGAAAGATCACCTACTACGAAGAGATAAGAAAACAGGTTCCCGACGAACTTGTGGAACTTCTCGAAATAAGGGGAATCGGCCCGAAATTTCTTCGCGCCCTCGTACAGGCCTTCGGGGTAACCGACATTGAAAGCCTTAAAAAAACCATAGGTAATCCGGATGTTTTCGAAGTAGACGGTGTGGGAAGAAAAAAAATCGAGCAGATATCACGCTCGATAGAGGTTTTCGAAGGCGGAAAAAAGAGAATGAGACTCACAGAAGCCCATCCCCTTGCCACATTGATAAAAGAGGAAATAGAAGGGTTCCCCGGGGTCCTAAAAGCGCAGTTAGCCGGTTCGCTTCGCAGGATGAGCGAGACCGTAGCAAACATAGACATAATCGCTTCGGCGGACAATGGGGCGGAAGTTGTGGAACAGTTCACAGCTCTGGGATTCGTCAAGGAAGTTCTCCGCAAAACCGAGGACGGCGCGCGGGTTCTTACCCAAACCGGAGTGCGAACCGACCTTCTGGTCGTGGAACCCCGATTCTACGCCTGCGCGCTTCAGAACTTCACCGGTTCGCGTTCCCATAACGCAAGAATAAGGGAAATCGCCGCCGAGAGGGGTTTTGAGAGCGATCTCACGGGTATCCGCAACGGGGTGGAGTATTTTTCCTCCGAGGAGGAAATCTACGAATCTCTGGGACTTGACTACATTCCCCCTGAGCTGCGTGAAGACCGCGGAGAGATTGAAGCGGCGAGCACAGGGGAGCTTCCCGCCTTGCTCGCAATAGAAGATTTAAGGGGAGATCTCCACGCCCATTCAACCTGGAGCGACGGAGCGTCGACAATCCGCCAGATGGCTGACAAGGCGGCATCGCTCGGCTACGAATATATAGCCATAACAGACCACTCACCCTCCTCAAGAATAGCAAGGGGGCTCAGCGTAAAGAAGCTATGGCAGAAAAAAGAGGAGGTCGAGAAAATAAACGCCGAAGGGGGAGGTATAAGGCTGCTTATGGGTTCTGAGGTGGACATACTGCCTGACGGCTCCCTTGATTATCCGGACGAAGTGCTGAGGGAGCTTGATTTCGTCGTCGCTTCGGTTCACGGCTCTTTTTCTATGGAAGAGGACGAAATGACAAAAAGAATATGCGGCGCCCTGGAAAATCCGAACGTGGACGCTCTTGGACACCCGACCGGAAGACTCATAGGGCAGAGGGACCCCTACAAAGTCGATATAGACGCCGTCATTGAAACCGCGAAGAACCACGGAAAAGCCCTCGAGGTAAACTCATCCTACAAAAGACTTGACCTTAAGGATACCCACGCCAGAAAAGCCGTTGAGGCGGGAGTGAAGATCATAGTATCCACCGACGCCCACAGAACCCAGCATCTTGAGAGAATAATCTTCGGGGTCGGCACGGCAAGGCGCGGATGGGTAAAAAAAACGGATGTAGTGAACACTTACAGCCTTTCTGAACTTCTTAAATGGCTTGCAAGCCACGACTCATAAAATGCCACGACTCACTAAAAAGCGGGCCCGGGCGGAAGTATCCCGCCTGAGAGAAGAGATAAGCCGCCACGACCACCTCTACTACGCGGAAAGCAACCCCGAAATTCCCGATGCTGATTACGACAAGCTCATGAGAAGACTGGTGGAACTTGAGGAAACCTACGATCTGGCCGTCCCGGATTCCCCCTCCCAGAGGGTCGCCGGAGAGGTCTCTGAGCAGTTCAGTCCTTTCGCTCACAAAATTCCCATGATGAGCATCGATAATGCCGTAGATGAGCACGAAACCAGAGAGTTTGACAGACGGATAAAGAGGTTTTTAAAAACCGAAGAAGAAATCGAATACGTCCTGCAGCCCAAATTCGACGGAGTTTCGGCGTCGCTTACCTATGTTGACGGAAAACTCCTCCACGGCGCCACAAGAGGCGACGGAAAAACGGGAGAGGAAATAACTCCAAACTTAAAGACCATAAGGTCCGTTCCCCTGATTCTCTCAGGGCGGGGCCGAAAGCCCAAGCTGGTTGAGATCAGAGGGGAAGTCATATTCCCGCGAAGCCTGTTCTCAAAACTCAACAAAGAGCTTGAAAAACTTAATGAAGAACTTGAGAAAGAGAACAAAACTCTCCTGAGAGAAGAGAAAAAAACCAAACCTCTTAGGATGCTGTTTAAAAACCCGAGAAACGCCGCCTCG from Candidatus Dadabacteria bacterium encodes:
- a CDS encoding slipin family protein, whose translation is MTAIIVLVIVFLIIISGLKILYEYERGVIFRLGRIVGVRGPGFIVVVPFLERMVRVSLRLVTMDVPPQDVITKDNVSVKVNAVVYLRVVEPNRAILQVENYLYATSQLAQTTLRSILGQVELDELLSEREKLNVKLQEVLDKQTDAWGIKVTMVEVKYVDLPQEMQRAMAKQAEAERERRAKVISAEGEFQASTKIAEASEILSANPVSLQLRFLQTINDVSSEKASTIILPLPIDMLSAFTKKDEKTDS
- a CDS encoding nodulation protein NfeD, which gives rise to MARIRGNFSLCVSVFLLLLSATVAYQFSVADGEASPQAGEIIEIEINGSINPSTVDYIKTALLEARAQNARALLILMDTPGGLLNSTKDIVKELLNSEIPVIVYVYPRGATATSAGVFITLSAHVAAMSPGTSIGAAHPVMLGRGQKGPGKQEEKNDKSSDVMNEKIENFASSFIESIAKERGRNAKWAVDSVRKSVSVTADEALKKKVIDIISPDIPSLLSEIDGKEVKLSGKSARLETAGAKTQRLEMSLRQKVVNILSTPDIAFLLLSLGTLGIFLEFYNPGMIFPGVAGLIALLIGFVSLQILPFNYAGLILLFVAMALLISEVYVTSYGLLSLAALACLVFGGLLLFDTPDSDLRVSKGTIAAVAISIGLLSVFIVYLGVKSFKVPVQGGFEGMVGQKGEVVSWSQKSGKVYIGGEYWEATGEREFSPGEKIKVTESRGDLAVKISAYEDEE
- a CDS encoding tetratricopeptide repeat protein, coding for MTKIKYTTKELKRPDRFREFLAESLEGLSHHFNRILIGIGVIVVVLLGVCFASSQQEEKDLLANEQFKKALKSYDGGEIENSLSQLQTLREEHPKADVSVLALYQMGMINYQLENYEEAIKHLELFLDEDPEDGIFRDGANLVIGLSNFKLEKWNKSIEYFSEVDGSESPYYVQARRHLSLVYENTGEPEKAEKIRRETPN
- a CDS encoding 2,3-bisphosphoglycerate-independent phosphoglycerate mutase — its product is MQDLVTKLVKRNSSKIVLCVLDGLGGLPVEGKTELEAARTPNLDQISSNASLGLHVPVERGITPGSGAAHLALFGYDPVRNEIGRGVLEALGLGIDLGSSDMAVRGNFATVSYEGDTPVVTDRRAGRIETEENRRIISRISSAVEEICGVKVSFYPGLEHRFVVVLSFLAQLTESDALVCDTDPQAEGKAPVRPSGENKGSQKAAEIAGELIDKACEVIRDEPAANYMLLRGFSIKPNLPTFDQAYGLRAGCVAAYPMYRGVSKLLGMDVLEVTGDSIGDEIRTLSANFEEYDFFYLHVKKTDSYGEDGDFDAKVGVIEEFDSLLPEITGLGVDVLAVTGDHSTPSVMKSHSWHPVPLMISSEYCRGGGVEGFAESSCLRGDLGIIKATEIMPLLLAHAGRLSKFGA
- a CDS encoding MBL fold metallo-hydrolase, translated to MKVRVLGCATSTGVPIAGCRCDVCTSENVKNKRTRSSVVVDVAGKKILVDTSTDLRTQALREGITRVDLVLYTHSHADHTHGIDDLKAFNFINSMDIDCYANPVTLGDIKRNFAYIFDSFPAAGGKPRLNFKEINGEIKFEGITIEPIDIYHHNWQILGYRIGSFAYLTDCSAIPEHSYEKLQGLDLLILGALRYKPHRAHFNIEQAVEEIEKLGPKRALLTHMGHELEYETLLAELPDHIEPAYDGAEIELRDP
- a CDS encoding AMIN domain-containing protein, which gives rise to MKSRIKFSPFLIALIYLFVFSPAGAKEKNEALYEETFKLYRQLESNSEKAQKRETWDLVGSTFYRIYSQNPDWKNSPLCLFVAARVYEKKSLKFKSPEDAEKALQYSREFLKKYPDDSLADDSWLRVGKIHERRGEKKEAATAYQRIVYGMEDSDTYEIAKKKLAIVTGAPTPKKAEPEPPKEPIPTPNPKGYALIKKIRHWSTDDYTRVVIETDKNVKYTSNMLRPDPELKTPPRLYVDLEETILDNSVKVEPITKGLLEKISYATNRPGVSRIVLYIKDLEGHKVFSLPKSEQNPSFRLVMDIKGLGAKPEKIFAKDAPSYDKQEPSLSSKIPEGEIASLKQALGLKVRTIVIDPGHGGHDPGAIGPSGLREKDVNLKIAKRLRERLIEEGKSFGIENVYLTRSSDRFIPLEERTAIAKKRKADIFISIHCNGARRKKAHGIETYILGFTDDQTSLQLAARENATTTKGLNELGSTLKQYLLSAKKEESQQVAGYVQKSIIQSVSVKYKYVNNKGVKKAPFVVLIGADVPSLLIETSFITNPREEKRLKSKAYIERIVDGIVLGIKKYSMQTQKVS
- the polX gene encoding DNA polymerase/3'-5' exonuclease PolX, with product MENVNSQIARIFARIADSLEILDENSFKINAYRKASRNISSMPDSLDEFDGEKELSTIPGVGKDLSKKIIEHRLTGKITYYEEIRKQVPDELVELLEIRGIGPKFLRALVQAFGVTDIESLKKTIGNPDVFEVDGVGRKKIEQISRSIEVFEGGKKRMRLTEAHPLATLIKEEIEGFPGVLKAQLAGSLRRMSETVANIDIIASADNGAEVVEQFTALGFVKEVLRKTEDGARVLTQTGVRTDLLVVEPRFYACALQNFTGSRSHNARIREIAAERGFESDLTGIRNGVEYFSSEEEIYESLGLDYIPPELREDRGEIEAASTGELPALLAIEDLRGDLHAHSTWSDGASTIRQMADKAASLGYEYIAITDHSPSSRIARGLSVKKLWQKKEEVEKINAEGGGIRLLMGSEVDILPDGSLDYPDEVLRELDFVVASVHGSFSMEEDEMTKRICGALENPNVDALGHPTGRLIGQRDPYKVDIDAVIETAKNHGKALEVNSSYKRLDLKDTHARKAVEAGVKIIVSTDAHRTQHLERIIFGVGTARRGWVKKTDVVNTYSLSELLKWLASHDS